The proteins below are encoded in one region of Salvelinus namaycush isolate Seneca chromosome 32, SaNama_1.0, whole genome shotgun sequence:
- the LOC120027222 gene encoding uncharacterized protein LOC120027222 translates to MAAVVGRVWGWVRPAVSYRPWGSKVAPDKTMKDEGQTRGNWGLGGLTTWFWRTGQKRQASDQTTLIDEYWEASEEKIQSLEIEDLGEGKQVSEGKAEHGGSKWWNKVLLSSDFLWPRAAEPGGLKQRKCIGGGWDSDNDGEYSDYGTPPPSPTPSSSSAFRFFARAWNGEIVPEHYEICFNLLRHLFDLLVVGFLWTVSPPTKLVLEVLGVQGGLKLWLHGMAMFFVSTVGMAGLLWLVQEYLPHFALVYGIVQALVISVSVRQCVILGEGDEVEEEKGEKEVEDEKEEEVGDDGEVTEMYLTTE, encoded by the coding sequence ATGGCAGCTGTAGTAGGAAGAGTCTGGGGGTGGGTGCGTCCAGCTGTCTCTTACCGGCCCTGGGGCAGCAAAGTAGCACCTGACAAAACCATGAAAGACGAGGGGCAGACAAGAGGCAACTGGGGCTTGGGAGGGTTAACAACATGGTTTTGGCGAACCGGACAGAAAAGGCAAGCAAGTGACCAAACAACATTGATTGACGAGTACTGGGAAGCAAGTGAGGAGAAAATCCAGTCCCTGGAAATTGAAGATCTGGGCGAGGGCAAGCAGGTGTCTGAGGGGAAAGCAGAACATGGTGGCTCCAAATGGTGGAATAAGGTTCTGCTGTCCTCCGACTTCCTCTGGCCAAGAGCAGCTGAACCTGGTGGGCTCAAGCAGAGGAAATGTATCGGTGGAGGATGGGACTCTGACAACGATGGGGAGTATTCTGACTATGGaacccctcctccttctcccacaCCTAGCTCCTCATCAGCCTTCCGGTTCTTTGCACGTGCCTGGAATGGGGAGATAGTTCCGGAACACTATGAGATCTGCTTCAACCTCCTTCGCCACCTGTTTGACCTGCTCGTGGTGGGCTTCCTGTGGACTGTGTCCCCCCCTACCAAGTTGGTCCTGGAGGTTCTAGGGGTCCAAGGAGGACTGAAGTTGTGGCTCCATGGAATGGCAATGTTTTTTGTCTCCACTGTTGGAATGGCAGGACTGCTCTGGTTGGTCCAGGAGTATCTTCCACATTTTGCTCTGGTGTACGGCATCGTGCAAGCACTAGTCATCTCTGTCAGTGTCCGGCAGTGTGTGATCttaggagagggggatgaggtggaggaagagaaaggggaaAAGGAGGTGGAagatgagaaggaggaggaagtggGAGACGATGGGGAAGTTACAGAGATGTACCTGACTACAGAATAA